From the genome of Miscanthus floridulus cultivar M001 chromosome 10, ASM1932011v1, whole genome shotgun sequence, one region includes:
- the LOC136489699 gene encoding putative disease resistance protein RGA3 — protein sequence MATKEVKMLLGISGDIEKLENNMESIKCFLADAERKRITELRVQRWVQKLKNAIYDATDILDLCQIEADKQRESKGSSTVEKAPGCCRPLLSCLRNPVFAHKIGSRIKELNQRLDNIYEEAHKFNFSNLGSHPEQRMSTGEKVTSEFVESAIVGEKIERETRELAQMLTINGHYDIKVVAIVGTGGMGKTTLAQKIFNETTVQGHFKVKIWLSITQHFDEVELLRTAIEHAGGVHGGVQDKTLLSWRLTNTLSMGRFLLVLDDVWSNVSWSNVLSVPVRNASKNQQGNWVLITTRLEDLALQTGASFYQHHVSPLNEDDAWSLLNKQLPPTPGQVHGTDHLKVVGMKIISKCGGLPLAIKVMGGLLSTKPRSEGDWEAVLKHHAWSVAGLPKELDNAIYLSYEDLSPQLKQCFLYCSLFPKGTTIRQVEVGPMWISEGFIHPPDRSSSSYDDWLEEIAERYYQELVTRNLIEPESALAPYSCTMQTLSCMVPMTMF from the exons ATGGCAACAAAAGAGGTGAAGATGTTGCTGGGCATATCTGGCGATATTGAGAAGCTAGAGAACAACATGGAAAGTATCAAATGCTTCCTTGCTGACGCTGAGAGGAAGCGCATCACTGAATTGAGGGTGCAAAGATGGGTTCAGAAGCTCAAGAACGCCATATATGACGCCACTGACATCCTAGACCTATGTCAAATCGAAGCTGACAAGCAGAGGGAATCGAAAGGTAGCAGCACGGTTGAAAAGGCTCCAGGTTGCTGCCGGCCATTGCTCTCCTGCCTACGGAATCCCGTGTTCGCACACAAGATAGGCAGCCGCATCAAGGAGCTCAACCAGAGGCTGGACAACATATATGAAGAGGCTCACAAGTTCAACTTCAGCAATCTAGGATCCCACCCAGAACAGAGGATGTCCACTGGAGAGAAGGTGACATCTGAGTTTGTTGAGTCAGCTATTGTTGGTGAGAAAATTGAGAGGGAGACAAGGGAGCTTGCTCAAATGCTAACCATCAATGGACACTACGACATCAAAGTGGTGGCCATTGTGGGCACAGGAGGCATGGGCAAAACCACCTTGGCCCAGAAGATCTTCAATGAGACCACCGTCCAAGGACACTTCAAAGTGAAGATATGGCTAAGCATCACCCAACACTTTGATGAGGTTGAGCTTCTCAGGACAGCAATTGAGCATGCTGGGGGAGTCCATGGTGGGgtgcaagacaagaccctcctctCATGGAGGCTCACCAACACCTTGTCCATGGGTAGGTTTCTCCTGGTCCTGGATGATGTGTGGAGTAATGTATCATGGAGCAATGTGCTTAGTGTTCCAGTCAGAAATGCAAGTAAAAATCAACAAGGCAATTGGGTGCTAATCACTACAAGATTAGAAGACCTAGCTCTACAGACCGGAGCCTCCTTCTACCAACATCATGTCAGCCCACTCAACGAAGATGATGCTTGGTCCTTGCTGAACAAACAGTTGCCGCCAACACCTGGTCAA GTACATGGAACAGATCACCTGAAAGTTGTCGGGATGAAAATTATCAGTAAGTGTGGAGGTTTACCACTTGCTATCAAAGTGATGGGAGGACTGCTAAGTACGAAGCCCCGAAGCGAAGGTGATTGGGAGGCTGTTTTGAAGCATCATGCATGGTCAGTAGCTGGATTGCCTAAGGAACTGGACAACGCGATCTACTTGAGCTATGAGGATTTGTCTCCCCAGCTGAAGCAGTGCTTCCTATACTGCTCACTTTTCCCTAAAGGTACAACTATTAGGCAAGTTGAAGTTGGTCCGATGTGGATCAGTGAGGGATTTATCCATCCACCAGACAGAAGCAGTAGTTCATATGATGATTGGCTAGAAGAAATAGCAGAAAGGTATTACCAGGAGCTAGTCACAAGGAATCTTATTGAACCAGAATCAGCTCTCGCTCCATACTCATGCACCATGCAAACTTTGTCATGTATGGTTCCCATGACAATGTTTTAA
- the LOC136485763 gene encoding putative disease resistance RPP13-like protein 1: protein MAIISSKEYLDYLELHWSSTGFMGLRDETNKQKQQRVVEEVIEKLSPPSSIRHLSMEGYFGSRLPNWMMVPATCGFKSLRILRMDKLCCCTQLPDGLCQLPSLETLAIIDAPAIKSVGPEFQSPSSLAVGGGIVTTGSVVGFPNLATLHLDGLCEWEEWEWEEQGEDATVDAMAMPALKELVILSCKLTCLPPGLASSRRHALRDVRLYKLSNLTYIENFPSVVRLKVFDCPELRRISNLSKLQKIEIAYCPNVEVLEGIPSLDSMEMEDRTMETVPEYVTTVTPRYFKLTCNEKLYKSLLTGSSSCEYHKISHIKSCAIDYFRRR from the coding sequence ATGGCCATTATTAGTAGCAAGGAGTACCTTGATTACTTGGAACTACATTGGAGTAGCACCGGATTCATGGGATTGAGGGATGAAACCAACAAGCAGAAGCAGCAGAGAGTAGTGGAGGAGGTAATTGAGAAGCTCAGCCCTCCATCCAGCATACGGCATCTAAGCATGGAAGGATACTTTGGTAGCCGGCTACCAAATTGGATGATGGTTCCAGCTACATGTGGCTTTAAGAGCCTGAGGATTTTAAGGATGGACAAACTTTGTTGTTGCACCCAACTCCCTGACGGTCTGTGCCAGCTCCCTAGTTTGGAGACTCTGGCCATTATTGACGCACCTGCTATCAAGAGTGTTGGGCCTGAGTTCCAGTCACCCTCATCCTTGGCAGTTGGTGGAGGTATTGTCACTACTGGATCAGTAGTAGGTTTTCCTAACCTGGCAACTCTTCATCTGGATGGCTTGTGCGAATGGGAGGAGTGGGAATGGGAGGAGCAGGGTGAGGATGCAACAGTAGATGCCATGGCAATGCCTGCACTCAAGGAGCTCGTAATTCTTAGCTGCAAGCTAACTTGTCTTCCACCAGGGCTCGCCAGTAGCAGGAGGCATGCTCTAAGAGATGTGCGCCTGTACAAGCTGAGCAACCTGACATATATAGAGAACTTCCCTTCAGTCGTGCGGCTTAAAGTATTCGACTGCCCGGAGCTGAGAAGGATCAGCAATCTCTCCAAGTTGCAGAAAATCGAGATCGCATACTGCCCAAATGTGGAGGTGCTAGAAGGAATCCCGTCACTTGACAGCATGGAGATGGAGGACCGCACAATGGAGACAGTTCCGGAATATGTGACAACAGTAACCCCAAGGTATTTCAAGTTGACATGCAACGAGAAGTTGTACAAGTCCTTGTTAACAGGCAGCAGCTCATGTGAGTACCACAAGATCAGCCATATCAAGTCATGCGCTATCGACTACTTTCGCAGAAGATGA
- the LOC136489700 gene encoding secreted RxLR effector protein 161-like — protein MEERLKLTKASTAAKVDATLYRSIVSGLCYLVHTRSDIALAVGHVSCFMEDPREDHWAAVKRLLCYIKGTMDQGIVFPKTGRSRLQLTVFSDADMAGDIDGRRSTSGMLVFLGSAPILWLSLKQKVVALYTCDAEYVAAASATCQVVRLRRLLGELTGVESHPPH, from the coding sequence atggaggagcggctgaagctgacgaaggccagtactgcggcgaaggtggatgcaacactctaccgaagCATTGTCAGCGGtctgtgctacctagtccacacgaggtcgGACATTGCGCTCGCCGTGGGCCACGTCAgttgcttcatggaggatcccagagaggatcactgggctgcggtgaagcggctactatgctacatcaaggggacgatggatcaggggatcgtcttccccaagaccggcagAAGTAGACTGCAGCTGACCGTGTTcagtgatgcagacatggcgggggacatcgacggacgacggagcacctctggcatgctcgtcttcctcggatcGGCTCCAATTttatggttgtcgctgaaacagaaggtagtGGCTCTATATACGTGCGACGCAGAGTATGTAGCGGCGGCCTCAGCGACGTGCCAAGTTGTGCGGCTGCGCCGCCTGCTGGGCGAGCTAACAGGTGTGGAATCTCACCCACCGCACTGA
- the LOC136489701 gene encoding putative disease resistance RPP13-like protein 1 has protein sequence MDSSQCEVHGTDHLKVVGMKIISKCGGLPLAIKVMGGLLSTKPRSEGDWEAVFKHHAWSVAGLPKELDNAIYLSYEDLSPQLKQCFLYCSLFPKGTTFWQREVVPMWISEGFIHPPDRSSSSYDDWLEEIADGYYQELITRNLIEPESALTRYSCTMHDVVRSFAEFMSKEESLVVQDQQDDGGSKISHLRHLRYLHLEDTNITRLPGDIHRMKFLQHIVVDGCPQLDHLPSCITQLLHLRTLSMYGFHDNVLIPKGFGQLKNLRSLSGFRVHLDKNGGTGWCSFEEIGPLSQLRKLSLHGLENVPASSLAGMAMVSSKEHLDYLQLHWSSSGFMGLRDETNSSSSRE, from the exons ATGGACAGCTCCCAATGTGAG GTACATGGAACAGATCACCTGAAAGTTGTCGGGATGAAAATTATCAGTAAGTGTGGAGGTTTACCACTTGCTATCAAAGTGATGGGAGGACTGCTAAGTACGAAGCCCCGAAGCGAGGGTGATTGGGAGGCTGTTTTTAAGCATCATGCATGGTCAGTAGCTGGATTGCCTAAGGAACTGGACAATGCGATCTACTTGAGCTATGAGGATTTGTCTCCCCAGCTGAAGCAGTGCTTCCTATACTGCTCACTTTTCCCTAAAGGTACAACTTTTTGGCAACGTGAAGTTGTTCCGATGTGGATCAGTGAGGGATTTATCCATCCACCAGACAGAAGCAGTAGTTCATATGATGATTGGCTAGAAGAAATAGCAGATGGGTATTACCAGGAGCTAATCACGAGGAATCTTATTGAACCAGAATCAGCTCTCACTCGATACTCATGCACCATGCATGACGTGGTGCGATCTTTTGCAGAGTTTATGTCTAAAGAAGAATCATTGGTGGTCCAGGATCAGCAAGATGATGGTGGTAGCAAGATCAGCCAT CTGAGGCACCTGAGATACCTCCACTTAGAGGATACAAATATAACTAGGCTACCAGGAGACATTCATAGGATGAAGTTCTTGCAGCACATTGTGGTTGACGGATGTCCACAGCTAGACCATCTTCCTAGCTGCATTACACAGCTTCTGCATCTAAGAACTCTTAGCATGTATGGTTTCCATGACAATGTTTTAATACCCAAGGGGTTTGGTCAGTTAAAAAATCTAAGATCACTTTCTGGGTTCCGAGTACATTTGGACAAGAATGGGGGCACGGGCTGGTGCAGCTTTGAAGAGATAGGGCCTCTGTCCCAGCTTAGGAAGCTTTCTTTACATGGTCTAGAAAATGTGCCTGCTAGCTCGTTGGCTGGAATGGCCATGGTTAGTAGCAAGGAGCACCTTGATTACTTGCAACTACATTGGAGTAGCAGCGGATTCATGGGATTGAGGGATGAaaccaacagcagcagcagcagagagtAG
- the LOC136489702 gene encoding secreted RxLR effector protein 161-like → MEERLKLTKASTAAKVDATLYRSIVSGLCYLVHTRSDIALAVGHVSCFMEDPREDHWAAVKRLLRYIKGTMDQGIVFPKTGRSRLQLTVFSDADMAGDIDGRRSTSGMLVFLGSAPILWLSLKQKVVALYTCDAEYVAAASATCQVVRLRRLLGELTGVESHPPH, encoded by the coding sequence atggaggagcggctgaagctgacgaaggccagtactgcggcgaaggtggatgcaacactctaccgaagCATTGTCAGCGGtctgtgctacctagtccacacgaggtcgGACATTGCGCTCGCCGTGGGCCACGTCAgttgcttcatggaggatcccagagaggatcactgggctgcggtgaagcggctactacgctacatcaaggggacgatggatcaggggatcgtcttccccaagaccggcagAAGTAGACTGCAGCTGACCGTGTTcagtgatgcagacatggcgggggacatcgacggacgacggagcacctctggcatgctcgtcttcctcggatcGGCTCCAATTttatggttgtcgctgaaacagaaggtagtGGCTCTATATACGTGCGACGCAGAGTATGTAGCGGCGGCCTCAGCGACGTGCCAAGTTGTGCGGCTGCGCCGCCTGCTGGGCGAGCTAACAGGTGTGGAATCTCACCCACCGCACTGA